One stretch of Bosea vaviloviae DNA includes these proteins:
- a CDS encoding cobaltochelatase subunit CobN has translation MHLLPTSEIRLDDGEDAVDLALPPGDVLVLSYADSDLSAIAVAAGVSGFDVRLASLRQLKHPLSVDLLVEKTAAKSRFVLVRCLGGLDYWRYGVEQLTETCRRDGIALAVLPGDDRPDARLAEHGTVPAEFAAELLGYFHAGGGAENMRRLLGRIGDYLGASLPSSDPAAPGHLLQRMSDVSDMRTQDPVSGEPEIGGEKDEAAAASPFSPPISGLPEMGNPECQSRQQPTLMGRRCRQADEGRRDACEFAPLPLPSLFALGAGATPVPWREALAALPTDTSLVPILVYRSVVSAGDTAMAEAISAALAARGHAPLILALTSLKDPAVTAELAALIALRKPALIVTTTAFSAREGGDFVLDTADCPVLQAVPVGSAREAWNASPRGLSAVDLAMQVALPEFDGRLGTIPVAFKADVTDAATGLVIRRLLPDPEGIAALADLAAGWIALAAKPVAERRLALVMSDYPARGGRAGFAVGLDTPASVAAISELLAGAGYDVATCHGEDASALMAALTTGPADFTVPLPAYRAWLDGIPAAARDALLAAHGEPSPDGDAFRFRAVSHGKLTIALQPRRDATPDRKARYHDPDAPPGHAYLAFYLGLRETLRIDALIHLGTHGTMEWLPGKTVALSPSCWPRLITQGLPVIYPYVVDDPGEAAPAKRRLSAITLGHLPPELAETGAGGEVALLRDLVEEFSQAQVMDPRRAGIVAREIRERAEASGLSQACGVTPAMEMSEALTRLDAQLCDISELPFRDGLHIFGQAAHDPASSEAERTNLLRALDARFVPPGPAGSPHRGRPDVLPTGRNLSTLDPRAIPTRAAARLGSLAAQAVIARHLQEHGEYPRRIVMDLWASPTLRSGGEDIAHALALMGVEPLWDHASTRVTGFSITPQPKLTHPRLDVTIRISGAFRDTFPGQIALLDAAARAVAALDEPDDWNEPAAAQRRGEAGARIFGAAPGRYGAAMADRALDGDWTTRGELAEAYLAASSHAYGGAEGAATADAGFAQRIRAAQAFIHVSDTAGRDILEASSAADVIGGLAAAATSLGANPALYSLDSSNPEAPKARTLTEDIARIVHGRLTHPRWIAAQLAHGWRGAAELAEAVDTLFVFAASTDAVADGLFDAVFQAYCADPAIWSALEAANAPAANAIRDRLAEAERRGLWTSRRNSVAAFLARAAE, from the coding sequence ATGCACCTTCTCCCGACCAGCGAGATCAGGCTCGACGACGGCGAAGACGCCGTCGACCTCGCCTTGCCGCCGGGGGATGTGCTGGTCCTGTCCTATGCCGACAGCGATCTCTCGGCGATCGCCGTGGCTGCTGGGGTGAGCGGGTTCGATGTCCGGCTCGCCTCGCTCAGGCAGCTCAAGCACCCGCTGTCGGTCGACCTGCTGGTCGAGAAGACGGCGGCAAAGAGCCGTTTCGTGCTGGTGCGCTGCCTCGGCGGGCTGGACTATTGGCGCTACGGCGTCGAGCAGTTGACCGAGACCTGCCGGCGCGATGGTATCGCACTTGCCGTGCTGCCGGGCGACGACCGGCCGGATGCGCGCTTGGCGGAACACGGCACCGTGCCGGCGGAGTTCGCGGCCGAATTGCTGGGCTATTTCCATGCCGGTGGCGGCGCCGAGAACATGCGGCGGTTGCTGGGGCGGATCGGGGATTATCTCGGCGCCTCCCTTCCCTCATCCGACCCGGCTGCGCCGGGCCACCTTCTCCAACGCATGTCGGATGTTTCCGACATGCGCACCCAAGATCCAGTCTCGGGCGAGCCCGAGATTGGTGGGGAGAAGGATGAGGCGGCGGCAGCTTCGCCCTTCTCCCCTCCCATCTCGGGCTTGCCCGAGATGGGCAACCCTGAGTGTCAAAGTCGGCAACAGCCGACTTTGATGGGGAGAAGGTGCCGGCAGGCGGATGAGGGAAGGCGAGATGCTTGCGAGTTCGCACCTCTTCCGCTCCCCTCGCTCTTTGCGCTCGGCGCGGGCGCAACTCCCGTCCCTTGGCGCGAGGCGCTCGCCGCCCTCCCCACCGATACCTCGCTCGTCCCCATCCTGGTCTATCGCTCCGTCGTCAGCGCCGGCGACACCGCCATGGCCGAGGCTATCTCCGCTGCTCTCGCCGCGCGCGGCCACGCCCCGCTGATCCTGGCGCTGACCAGCCTGAAGGACCCCGCCGTCACGGCAGAGCTCGCGGCGCTGATCGCCCTGCGCAAACCCGCGCTGATCGTCACCACCACCGCCTTCTCGGCTCGCGAGGGCGGCGATTTCGTGCTCGACACCGCCGATTGCCCGGTGCTGCAGGCCGTACCCGTCGGCAGCGCGCGCGAGGCCTGGAATGCCTCGCCGCGCGGTTTGTCGGCCGTCGATCTCGCCATGCAGGTGGCGCTGCCCGAATTCGACGGCAGGCTCGGAACCATCCCCGTCGCGTTCAAGGCGGATGTGACGGATGCCGCGACCGGCCTCGTCATCCGCCGCCTCCTGCCCGATCCCGAAGGCATCGCGGCGCTGGCCGATCTCGCCGCCGGCTGGATCGCGCTCGCCGCCAAGCCAGTCGCCGAACGCAGGCTCGCGCTGGTGATGTCGGACTATCCCGCACGCGGCGGCCGGGCCGGATTCGCGGTCGGGCTGGATACGCCGGCGAGCGTGGCTGCGATCTCGGAGCTGCTGGCGGGGGCGGGGTACGATGTCGCCACCTGTCACGGCGAGGATGCGTCCGCGCTCATGGCAGCGCTCACCACCGGCCCCGCCGACTTCACCGTCCCGCTCCCGGCCTATCGCGCCTGGCTCGACGGCATTCCCGCGGCGGCCCGCGACGCGCTTCTCGCTGCCCATGGCGAGCCTAGTCCCGACGGCGACGCCTTCCGCTTCCGCGCCGTCTCCCACGGCAAGCTCACCATCGCATTGCAGCCACGGCGCGATGCCACGCCCGACCGCAAGGCGCGCTATCACGATCCGGACGCCCCGCCCGGCCATGCCTATCTCGCCTTCTATCTCGGCTTGCGCGAGACCCTGCGCATCGACGCGCTGATCCATCTCGGCACGCATGGCACCATGGAGTGGCTGCCGGGCAAGACGGTCGCGCTCTCGCCCTCCTGCTGGCCGCGCCTGATCACCCAGGGCCTGCCGGTGATCTATCCTTATGTGGTCGATGATCCCGGCGAAGCAGCGCCCGCCAAGCGCCGGCTGTCGGCGATCACGCTCGGCCATCTCCCGCCGGAACTAGCCGAGACCGGGGCCGGCGGTGAGGTGGCGCTGCTGCGCGATCTCGTCGAGGAGTTCTCGCAGGCGCAAGTGATGGATCCGCGACGGGCGGGAATCGTCGCCCGCGAGATCCGCGAGCGGGCAGAAGCCAGCGGGCTCAGCCAGGCCTGCGGTGTCACGCCCGCCATGGAGATGAGCGAGGCCCTGACGCGACTAGACGCGCAACTCTGCGACATCTCCGAACTGCCCTTCCGCGACGGCCTGCATATTTTCGGGCAAGCGGCGCACGACCCTGCCTCCTCCGAGGCCGAGCGGACAAATCTGCTGCGCGCGCTCGATGCCCGCTTCGTGCCGCCCGGCCCCGCCGGCTCGCCGCATCGCGGCCGGCCCGATGTGCTGCCGACCGGGCGCAACCTCTCGACGCTGGACCCGCGCGCGATCCCGACACGCGCTGCGGCAAGGCTGGGCAGCCTCGCCGCTCAAGCCGTGATCGCGCGCCATCTGCAGGAGCATGGCGAGTATCCGCGCCGGATCGTGATGGATCTCTGGGCCTCGCCGACCCTGCGCTCGGGCGGTGAGGATATCGCGCATGCGCTCGCCCTGATGGGCGTCGAGCCGCTCTGGGACCATGCCTCGACGCGGGTGACGGGCTTCTCGATCACGCCGCAGCCGAAGCTGACGCATCCGCGCCTCGATGTGACGATCCGCATCTCCGGCGCCTTCCGCGACACGTTTCCCGGCCAGATCGCCCTGCTCGATGCGGCCGCCCGCGCGGTTGCGGCCCTCGACGAGCCCGACGATTGGAACGAGCCCGCCGCCGCACAGCGCCGCGGCGAGGCCGGGGCGCGCATCTTCGGAGCGGCGCCCGGCCGCTATGGCGCGGCGATGGCCGACCGCGCCCTCGACGGCGACTGGACGACGCGCGGCGAACTGGCCGAGGCCTATCTCGCCGCCTCCAGCCATGCCTATGGCGGAGCGGAGGGCGCAGCGACGGCCGATGCGGGTTTCGCGCAACGCATCAGGGCGGCGCAGGCCTTCATCCATGTCAGCGACACGGCCGGGCGCGACATCCTGGAAGCCTCGAGCGCAGCGGACGTCATCGGCGGGCTTGCGGCAGCGGCCACATCACTCGGCGCCAATCCCGCGCTCTACAGCCTCGACTCCTCAAACCCCGAGGCACCGAAGGCGCGCACGCTGACGGAGGATATCGCCCGCATCGTCCATGGCCGCTTGACGCATCCGCGCTGGATCGCGGCCCAGCTCGCCCATGGCTGGCGCGGTGCGGCGGAACTGGCCGAGGCCGTCGATACGCTTTTCGTTTTCGCGGCGAGCACGGATGCGGTCGCGGATGGGCTGTTCGACGCCGTCTTCCAGGCCTATTGCGCCGATCCGGCGATCTGGAGCGCACTGGAAGCGGCGAATGCTCCCGCAGCAAACGCGATCCGCGATCGACTGGCCGAAGCCGAGCGGCGCGGCCTGTGGACGAGCCGGCGCAATTCGGTCGCGGCTTTTCTCGCACGGGCCGCGGAATGA
- the cobW gene encoding cobalamin biosynthesis protein CobW: MTASLAKVPCTIITGFLGAGKTTLVRHLLENAGGKRLAVLVNEFGDLGFDGSFLAGCGIEGCTEEDVVELPNGCICCTVADDFVPALEKLLNRPNPPEHILIETSGLALPKPLVTAFNWPAIRSRVTVDGVIAVVDGPAVAEGQFADDPEAMAAQAAQDSSVEHDNPLEEVFEDQILCADLILLNKSDLVDAEARARVIAEIRAHLPKAIKIVETSHGKVEPALIVGLNAAAESDLAARPSHHGEGEDHDHDDFDSVSLPLPAGLSPETLSIRMTKAAEAEGVLRLKGFTAVPGKPMRLVVQGVGRRVSHHFDRAWGADEARDGRLVVIGLKGFDRTAVEAALAG; the protein is encoded by the coding sequence ATGACTGCCTCCCTGGCCAAAGTGCCTTGCACCATCATCACCGGCTTCCTGGGTGCCGGAAAAACCACGCTGGTGCGCCATCTGCTCGAGAATGCCGGGGGCAAGCGCCTCGCCGTGCTCGTCAACGAATTCGGCGATCTCGGCTTCGACGGCTCCTTCCTCGCCGGCTGCGGCATCGAAGGCTGCACGGAAGAGGATGTGGTGGAGCTGCCCAATGGCTGCATCTGCTGCACGGTCGCCGACGATTTCGTGCCGGCGCTGGAAAAGCTGCTGAACCGCCCGAACCCGCCCGAGCACATCCTGATCGAGACCTCGGGCCTAGCCCTGCCTAAGCCGCTGGTCACCGCCTTCAACTGGCCGGCGATCCGCTCGCGCGTCACGGTCGATGGCGTCATTGCGGTGGTCGACGGGCCGGCTGTGGCCGAAGGCCAATTCGCCGACGATCCCGAGGCTATGGCCGCTCAGGCCGCGCAGGATTCATCGGTCGAGCACGACAACCCGCTGGAGGAGGTCTTCGAGGACCAGATCCTCTGTGCCGACCTGATCCTGCTCAACAAGAGCGATCTCGTCGACGCAGAGGCCAGAGCTCGCGTCATCGCCGAGATCAGGGCGCATCTGCCAAAGGCGATCAAGATCGTCGAGACCTCGCACGGCAAGGTCGAACCTGCCTTGATCGTGGGGCTGAATGCCGCCGCCGAGAGCGATCTCGCGGCGCGCCCCTCGCATCACGGCGAGGGCGAGGACCACGACCATGACGATTTCGACTCGGTCTCACTGCCGCTGCCGGCCGGCCTCTCGCCCGAGACACTCTCAATCCGCATGACCAAGGCCGCCGAGGCCGAGGGCGTGCTGCGGCTGAAGGGCTTCACCGCCGTGCCGGGCAAGCCGATGCGCCTCGTCGTGCAGGGCGTCGGCCGCCGTGTCAGCCATCATTTCGACCGGGCCTGGGGCGCGGACGAAGCGCGCGACGGCCGGCTCGTTGTGATCGGCCTCAAGGGCTTCGACCGCACCGCCGTGGAGGCCGCGCTCGCGGGCTGA
- a CDS encoding DUF1636 family protein — protein sequence MPEADLTIHVCTVCRRVREDLAEGYDQPGLGLATALGERLAGKAGISVEAVECLAVCKRPCTVAFAANGKWTYLVGDLDAETHLDDIVGAAESYAASANGIIPWKERPTPFRKGVVARVPPLSLREQGLREPDLRKKGSTS from the coding sequence ATGCCCGAGGCCGATCTCACCATACATGTCTGCACCGTCTGCCGACGCGTGCGCGAGGACCTCGCCGAAGGCTATGACCAGCCGGGCCTCGGCCTCGCCACCGCGCTCGGCGAGCGGCTTGCCGGCAAGGCCGGGATCAGCGTCGAGGCGGTCGAATGCCTTGCCGTCTGCAAGCGTCCTTGCACGGTCGCCTTCGCGGCGAACGGCAAATGGACCTATCTCGTCGGCGATCTCGACGCCGAGACCCATCTCGACGATATCGTCGGCGCGGCGGAGAGCTATGCCGCCAGCGCCAACGGCATCATTCCCTGGAAAGAGCGACCCACCCCCTTCCGCAAGGGCGTGGTCGCGCGCGTGCCGCCGCTGAGCCTGCGCGAACAAGGCCTGCGCGAACCAGACCTGCGCAAAAAAGGATCGACATCATGA
- a CDS encoding CbtA family protein yields MVNRVLTVSLLAGLLAGLVIAALQHVSTTPLILKAETYEAAMRAAAPSFASFDGQARIILAHGPAGDAAGHEHAEWKPQDGLQRTAFTTLVTVATAIGFAALLLGGMIAANETIDDRRALAWAVCGFLAFGLVPAAGLAPELPGSAAAELLHRQIWWVATALVTAGGLFVFLRMEAGWLRALAVFAMLVPHLIGAPHPAAPESKVPAEIAAHFAALSLSVQAALWLATGLAVGVIWPWATRRAAKA; encoded by the coding sequence ATGGTCAATCGCGTTCTCACGGTCAGTCTCCTGGCCGGGCTTCTGGCTGGGCTCGTCATCGCCGCGCTCCAGCATGTCAGCACCACGCCGCTGATCCTCAAGGCGGAAACCTATGAAGCGGCGATGCGCGCCGCCGCGCCGTCTTTCGCGTCCTTTGACGGGCAGGCCCGCATCATCCTCGCCCATGGCCCCGCCGGCGACGCCGCCGGCCATGAGCACGCCGAATGGAAGCCGCAGGACGGCTTGCAGCGCACCGCCTTCACCACGCTGGTCACGGTCGCGACCGCGATCGGCTTCGCCGCGCTGCTGCTCGGCGGCATGATCGCGGCGAATGAGACGATCGACGACAGGCGCGCGCTCGCCTGGGCGGTCTGCGGCTTCCTCGCCTTCGGCCTCGTCCCGGCGGCGGGTCTCGCGCCGGAATTGCCCGGCAGCGCGGCGGCCGAACTCTTGCATCGTCAGATCTGGTGGGTCGCGACGGCGCTGGTCACGGCCGGCGGGCTCTTCGTCTTCCTGCGCATGGAAGCCGGCTGGCTCCGGGCTCTAGCCGTATTCGCCATGCTCGTGCCGCATCTGATCGGCGCGCCGCATCCGGCCGCGCCGGAGAGCAAGGTCCCAGCCGAGATCGCAGCGCATTTCGCCGCGCTGTCGCTCTCGGTCCAGGCCGCGCTCTGGCTCGCCACCGGCCTGGCCGTCGGCGTGATCTGGCCCTGGGCGACGCGACGCGCGGCCAAGGCCTGA
- a CDS encoding CbtB domain-containing protein: protein MNTSASLSTSAGVSERAKAALAALLLGSVLIFTVGFAHSSSVHNAAHDTRHTLAFPCH, encoded by the coding sequence ATGAACACCTCCGCTTCGCTTTCGACTTCGGCCGGCGTTTCCGAACGCGCCAAGGCCGCGCTGGCCGCCCTGCTGCTCGGCAGCGTGCTGATCTTCACGGTCGGCTTCGCGCATTCGAGCAGCGTCCACAACGCCGCCCACGACACGCGCCACACGCTCGCTTTCCCCTGCCACTGA
- the cobU gene encoding bifunctional adenosylcobinamide kinase/adenosylcobinamide-phosphate guanylyltransferase — protein METPHLTLVLGGARSGKSRHAEALIEALPAPWTYIATAQAYDDEMRARIAEHRARRSGNWLTVDAPLALPEAIRAVPAGRPILVDCLTLWLTNLILAERDTVSAGAELIAACAEASGRVVLVSNEVGLGIVPDNALARRFRDEAGRLHQNLAAQAQHVVFMVAGLAMQVK, from the coding sequence TTGGAAACTCCCCATCTCACCCTCGTTCTCGGCGGCGCGCGCTCGGGCAAGAGCCGCCATGCCGAGGCGCTGATCGAGGCGCTGCCGGCGCCCTGGACCTATATCGCGACCGCCCAGGCCTATGACGACGAGATGCGCGCGCGCATCGCCGAGCATCGGGCGCGGCGCTCCGGCAACTGGCTCACGGTCGACGCGCCGCTCGCCTTGCCCGAGGCGATCCGCGCCGTGCCGGCGGGGCGGCCGATCCTGGTCGATTGCCTGACATTGTGGCTGACCAATCTGATCCTGGCGGAGCGGGATACGGTGTCCGCGGGCGCCGAGCTCATCGCCGCCTGTGCTGAAGCCTCGGGCCGCGTCGTGCTCGTCTCGAACGAGGTCGGGCTCGGCATCGTGCCCGACAATGCCCTGGCGCGGCGCTTCCGCGACGAGGCCGGCCGCCTGCACCAGAACCTTGCTGCGCAAGCCCAGCACGTGGTTTTCATGGTCGCCGGACTTGCGATGCAGGTGAAATGA
- the cobO gene encoding cob(I)yrinic acid a,c-diamide adenosyltransferase, which produces MTIDADEAARHKAKMEKRKAVQDAEVAAKTIEKGLLIVNTGPGKGKSTAAFGLILRALGHGWRVGVVQFIKGAWATGERKALDAFGDQIAWYSMGEGFTWETQDKARDIAAAGRAFEKAKDLMADETIRLIVLDELNIALRYDYLALDEVVATLAARRPDLHIVVTGRNAKPELIAAADLVTEMTLVKHHFAAGVKAQAGIEF; this is translated from the coding sequence ATGACGATCGACGCTGATGAAGCCGCCCGCCACAAGGCCAAGATGGAGAAGCGCAAGGCGGTGCAGGACGCCGAGGTTGCCGCCAAGACGATCGAGAAGGGCCTGCTGATCGTCAACACCGGGCCGGGCAAAGGCAAATCGACAGCCGCTTTCGGGCTGATCCTGCGCGCGCTCGGCCATGGCTGGCGCGTCGGTGTGGTCCAGTTCATCAAGGGCGCCTGGGCGACAGGCGAGCGCAAGGCGCTCGATGCCTTCGGCGATCAGATCGCTTGGTACAGCATGGGCGAAGGTTTCACCTGGGAGACGCAGGACAAGGCCCGCGACATCGCCGCCGCCGGACGCGCCTTCGAGAAGGCGAAGGACTTGATGGCCGACGAGACGATCCGCTTGATCGTGCTGGACGAGCTCAACATCGCGCTGCGCTACGATTACCTGGCATTGGACGAGGTGGTCGCGACGCTGGCCGCGCGCCGCCCCGACCTGCACATCGTCGTCACCGGCCGCAACGCCAAGCCGGAGCTGATCGCCGCCGCGGATCTCGTGACGGAAATGACGCTGGTGAAGCATCATTTCGCAGCCGGCGTGAAGGCGCAGGCTGGGATCGAGTTCTGA
- the cbiB gene encoding adenosylcobinamide-phosphate synthase CbiB → MSPPDTLLLLLAALAIEAALGYPKGLYARIGHPVTWLGALIAALDDSLNRETASYAARKAAGLAALVILLCATIAFASTVTRLCLALGPLGLLPLALLASTLLAQRSLYEHVADVAEGLEQGGLSKGRKAVAMIVGRNPESLDEAGVSRAAIESLAENFSDGVVAPAFWLGLAGLPGCALYKAINTADSMIGHKTPRHLAFGWAAARLDDLVNLPASRLTALLLIAAAALDREADAAGAWKAVRRDAHRHRSPNAGWPEAAMAGALGLRLAGPRIYGETRVEDGWMGDGRAEATAADIRRALRLYRGACLMLWALAAAGVALLATV, encoded by the coding sequence ATGAGCCCGCCCGACACCTTGCTTCTGCTGCTCGCCGCGCTCGCGATCGAGGCCGCGCTCGGCTATCCCAAGGGCTTGTATGCGCGGATCGGCCATCCCGTCACCTGGCTTGGCGCATTGATCGCGGCGCTCGACGACAGCCTGAACCGCGAGACCGCGTCTTATGCGGCACGCAAGGCGGCCGGGCTCGCCGCACTCGTCATCCTGCTCTGCGCGACAATCGCCTTCGCTTCGACCGTGACCCGGCTTTGCCTCGCGCTCGGGCCGCTCGGCCTGCTGCCCCTAGCGCTTCTGGCCTCGACCCTGCTGGCGCAGCGTAGCCTCTACGAGCATGTCGCTGACGTCGCCGAGGGGCTGGAGCAAGGCGGGCTCTCCAAGGGACGAAAGGCGGTTGCGATGATCGTCGGGCGCAATCCCGAAAGCCTCGACGAGGCCGGCGTCTCGCGTGCCGCGATCGAGAGCCTCGCCGAGAATTTCTCCGACGGCGTCGTCGCCCCCGCCTTCTGGCTCGGCCTCGCCGGCCTGCCGGGCTGCGCACTCTACAAGGCGATCAACACCGCCGATTCGATGATCGGCCATAAGACGCCGCGCCATCTCGCCTTCGGCTGGGCGGCGGCCAGGCTCGACGACCTCGTCAACCTCCCGGCCTCGCGACTCACCGCGCTGCTGCTGATCGCAGCCGCAGCCCTCGACCGGGAGGCCGATGCGGCGGGAGCCTGGAAGGCCGTGCGGCGCGACGCCCATCGCCACCGCTCGCCCAATGCCGGCTGGCCGGAGGCGGCGATGGCCGGGGCGCTCGGCCTGCGCCTCGCCGGGCCGCGCATCTATGGCGAGACACGCGTCGAGGATGGCTGGATGGGGGATGGCCGCGCGGAGGCGACGGCCGCCGATATCAGGCGGGCGCTCAGGCTCTATCGCGGGGCCTGCCTGATGCTGTGGGCGCTGGCGGCGGCAGGTGTGGCGTTGCTCGCCACAGTCTGA
- the cobD gene encoding threonine-phosphate decarboxylase CobD translates to MIKGEIWHGGDLAKARALFANAPEPWIDLSTGINPISYPLPPLPQSLWQRLPGADDEAALLAAARAAYHVPESAGIVAAPGTQILIDLLPRLEGHGPVAVLTPTYGEHTRTWLKVGRVAREIATLNEVGDAATVVIVNPNNPDGRVVSKQDLVAIAKQCDARCGALIVDEAFADFTPEPSIIPELPPATVVLRSFGKTYGLAGLRLGFAIGDPALTEALHAAMGPWAVAGPALRVGATALADSSWLAQAGAARAADAARLDALLAPHGRVVGGTALFRLLETGNAPALFAHLGRHGLYLRRFQNDVRWLRFGLPGQASEWARLEAALAGFATSGPGPA, encoded by the coding sequence GTGATTAAGGGGGAAATCTGGCATGGCGGCGATCTCGCCAAGGCGCGGGCGCTGTTTGCGAATGCGCCCGAGCCCTGGATCGATCTCTCGACCGGTATCAATCCCATCTCGTATCCGCTACCGCCGCTGCCGCAAAGCCTGTGGCAGCGCCTGCCGGGCGCCGATGACGAGGCGGCGCTGCTGGCTGCGGCGCGCGCGGCCTATCACGTGCCCGAAAGCGCCGGCATCGTCGCGGCACCCGGCACGCAGATCCTGATCGACCTGTTGCCTCGGTTGGAAGGGCATGGGCCGGTGGCTGTCTTGACGCCGACATATGGTGAGCACACTCGCACATGGCTCAAGGTAGGGCGCGTAGCCCGAGAGATCGCCACCCTCAACGAGGTTGGCGATGCGGCGACAGTCGTAATCGTCAATCCGAACAATCCCGATGGCCGTGTTGTGTCAAAGCAAGATCTCGTTGCAATCGCCAAACAATGCGATGCGCGATGCGGCGCGCTGATAGTCGACGAGGCCTTCGCCGATTTCACCCCCGAGCCCAGTATCATTCCCGAGCTGCCGCCGGCGACGGTGGTCCTTCGCTCCTTCGGCAAGACATATGGGCTGGCGGGCCTGCGCCTGGGCTTCGCGATCGGCGATCCGGCGCTGACCGAGGCCCTGCATGCGGCGATGGGGCCTTGGGCGGTGGCCGGGCCGGCCCTGCGTGTCGGGGCGACGGCGCTGGCCGATTCCTCCTGGCTTGCGCAAGCGGGAGCCGCGCGCGCGGCCGACGCCGCGCGGCTCGATGCGCTGCTCGCGCCGCACGGCAGGGTCGTCGGCGGCACGGCGCTGTTCAGGCTGCTCGAAACCGGCAATGCGCCGGCGCTCTTCGCCCATCTCGGCCGCCATGGCCTCTATCTGCGCCGCTTCCAGAACGATGTGCGCTGGCTGCGCTTCGGCCTGCCGGGGCAGGCCTCGGAATGGGCCAGGCTCGAGGCGGCGCTGGCGGGCTTTGCGACCTCCGGCCCCGGCCCAGCGTGA